CTGTATAGTGCTATGAGCGGAATCTTCCTCCATGATTTTACACTCTCTAGAATGTCCAAGAAATTTATGCGAGTGATTGATGCTGGCTTCGCCATTCTGTAATACCATTGGACACTTCTTCACTTCTCCTCCTTCTGTAATAACGTGCCCATTCCCACAGTGCTCATCCTTTTCTGGCATATGCTGTTCAGTGGCTGGGTGGAGTCGAGGGGGCTTGGGAGGGGCCGAGAAATCCCGCTTTGAAACAAAGGTTACAGTAGTTAGTAGAGGAAGATTGAGTGCTTGAGATCCGCCAATACTAGGAAGCGATATGGCATTCTTCAGCACAGGTGAGGGCATCTCAGAGAAAGTAGAATTTGGGGTACTGTTTGCCCTTGAGAATTCACTGTGCCCTCCATATTGACTAAGCTTTGCCTGGCCTTGATTTCCAGGCAATAGATCATACTTCCCTTGGAGAAATGAAATGTCCCCAAAAACATCATGCTCCCCTCCATTGCCAATGTGAATGGTGTGGCGGAAGTCTCCAAGAGGAGGGCTGATCATGTCCGGGGACAAAATGTCTCTCAGCTTAAATTTCTTGCCTTTCTTGTTGTTGGTTGTTTTCAGGTAAATTGGTGTTTTGGCTGGCATCTCTCAGGCAGGGTTAGGAAAATGTCCAGATACATCCAATTTTCCTCACAGGTACCAATAAAAATCTTCCTAGTGAAAAAGGCTTCAGGTTTCGTCTCCTCTGCTTCTTTGCACTGAATTATTATTATTTTGAAGAGAAACCAATCTCATTGCCAGTTTATGAAACCTTTTCAGCTTCTGACAGGTATTCTTTCTTCTACAGTGAAAGAGAAGGAAGGCAAACACGAACGTGGGTAGCTCTATAAAATCTGACGTCCTTATCGGTTATATGACTCAAAACCTGGAACAGCTGGCTCCCTGACAAACACGAGGTGATCTGTGTAAGGAAATCAAACAGACAATGATCATGCTAATCAAACAAACTGAAACTGACTGACAGAATGGTAGCATAATCATGATGCTACGACGTTTGTGATCTAAAGCCCTTGGCTATTTCTTCAGATTCACACATTCAAATCTTGCCATGTAagctggaggaatttaaattcagcaaCTGATATATATGGAAGAACAAGCTAATCTCTTTATGGGTGCAAAACTGTAGGGAGAAAACAATGGCATTGGATTAATAATCTGGAATTTTAGGCTAATATTGTGAATATGGGTTCTAATCCCACAACAGCAGCTGGtgtaatttaaattaaattaataaatcaaAAACTGAAAGTTAACCTCagtaatgataaccatgaaattgTCATTATTATAAAAAAACCCCCATCTAAGTTAATAATGTTCTCCAAGGGATGATATCTGCTATCTTTAAATTGAGACAGGTGAATGCTTAACAAGGCTTGGCTACCCTCAGGCATCAGTGACTGACAATAAGTGTGCAGGTCCAGTaggcaataaagaaggcaaactgtatgctggccttcatagcgagaatattgtgtgcagtttgatttttttatctgaggaaggacgttcttgTCATAGAGGGAGTGTAGCAAAAGttcaccaaattgattcctgggatagcaggtctgatgtatgaggagagattgattcagTTAGAATTGTagtcactggagttgagaagaatgaggcagATGTCATAGGAACCTGTAAAATCCTAACAgaacttgacaggttagatgtagGAAGTATGTTCtcaatggtgggggagtccagaaccaggggccacagctAAAAgataaggggtaaaccttttgAAAtcgaggtgaggagaaatttcgtCATCCAGAGACTGGCAAGCCTATGGAATTtcctaccacagaaagcagttgaggccaaagcactattttgttttcaaaaaggaggtagatataacTGTTGtgggtaaagggatcaagggatacaggggttggggggagggggggtggaaggGTGGGACGGGTTCAAGGATTAGGgtgttgagctcaatgatcagcagtgatcataatgaatggtggagcaggcttgaagggtcaaatggtctagtcctgctcctatcttctatgtttctaggtTACCAAATCTAAGCCATGCGTGACTCCAGTCTAATGGCAATATGATTATCTCTAATTGTCCTTTGAAAtgtcctagcaagccactcagttgtatcaggCTGCTACTAAATACAGCACTGTAGTTGTATCATACAAACTACAACTGTTCAAGAACATGGCTCAAGGACAATTAAAAATAGGCAGTAAATACTGGTTTTACCCATAATTCTGGTGTCGTACAATAAATTAAATATAAATTTGATAAATGGTAGAGTTTGCTTCCATGGAAGTTTGTTAACTCATTTCCTTCTTGCTTATACATTACATTAAAGGTATTATGGTGGATCAATATTTctcatagaatgatacagcacaaaaTGGGGCCATTCAACTCAGTGTGCTTACGCTGTCTCCTTGAAATTATTACCTCTATTCCTAATTTTCCCCTCTTGATTGTGGAAGTTTGCCTTTACTATTcttccaattttattttgaacATTACTATTAAACCTACATACTTAAATCTTTCTAGAATGCAAAATGTTTCTTTCCATTTCATCTTTGGTTCTTCtgtcaattactttaaatctgtgttcttTGATTACCAACTCTTCTTCTGGTGGAAACAGTTCCTCTTTATTTACTTCCTCAAAACTCTCCCGTTATTTTGAGCGCTAGAGTTAAATCTTCCCTGAGCCTCACTGCTCTAAGGAGAATATTATTCACTCACTCAGGGTCGcgcaaacacactcactcagttATTGCCAGG
Above is a window of Stegostoma tigrinum isolate sSteTig4 chromosome 4, sSteTig4.hap1, whole genome shotgun sequence DNA encoding:
- the cdc42ep3 gene encoding cdc42 effector protein 3, encoding MPAKTPIYLKTTNNKKGKKFKLRDILSPDMISPPLGDFRHTIHIGNGGEHDVFGDISFLQGKYDLLPGNQGQAKLSQYGGHSEFSRANSTPNSTFSEMPSPVLKNAISLPSIGGSQALNLPLLTTVTFVSKRDFSAPPKPPRLHPATEQHMPEKDEHCGNGHVITEGGEVKKCPMVLQNGEASINHSHKFLGHSRECKIMEEDSAHSTIQCEMTRMNNSSEDTLLNLTGSLLSLQLDLGPSILDDVLNVMDRKHQMEIK